The segment TCAGGCCGACGTGCGTGTGGTCACGCCCGAGTGCTGGGGTGCGGCTCTCCAGTACTTCACCGGGTCGGCCGAGCACAACGTGCGAGTGCGCGAGGTAGCCAAGTCGCGCGGCCTCAAGGTGAGCGAGTACGGCGTCTTTCGGATCGAGGATGGTGAACGGCTCGCGTGTGCGAGCGAGGCCGACGTCTACGCGGCCCTCGGCATGGCGGTCGTCCCACCCGAAGTGCGCGAGAACACCGGGGAGGTCGAACGTGCCCTCGAAGGCCGCGTACCGGAGCTGGTGACGCTCGGCGACATCCGCGGCGACCTGCACTCGCATACCGTCGCCACCGACGGACGCTCCACGCTCGAGCAGAATCGGGCGCGTGCAGCCGAGCTCGGCTACGAGTACCTGGGCGTCAGCGACCACGCGTACGAGCTGCGGATGGTCGGCGGACTCGACCTTGCGGACCTGGAGAAGCAGTGGGCGCTGATCGACGAGCTCAACGCCCTCGGCGACGGCGGCCCTGTGCTCCTCAAGGCCATCGAGCTCAACATCGACGACGAGGGTGGCGTTGACTATCCCGCCGAGGTGCTCAGGCGCTTCGACTACTGCATCGCATCGCTCCACGCTGGCTTCAGTCAGTCGCGTGAGCAGGCCACACGCCGGCTGCTGACGGCGATGGAGAACCCGTTCGTCGACCTCATCGGCCACCCGACCGGACGACTTCTCGGCAGACGTGACCCGTTCGACCTGGACATGGAGGCGGTCATCGCCAAGGCAGCCGAGACCGGGACGATCATGGAGCTCAACGCGCACCCCGAACGGCTGGACCTGAACGACGTGCACCTGCGCATGGCGCGCAGGCTCGGAGTGCGCATCGCCATCAATACCGATGCTCACGAGGCCACGCAGTTCAGCCACATGCGGTGGGGCATCGCCACGGCGCGCCGCGGGTGGGTGAGCGCCGCCGAGGTCCTGAACGCTCAGCCGCTTGAAACGATGCGCGGTTGGCTCAAGCGGAACCGCGCGTGAGCGTCTTCGACCTCGATCGGGCGCGGCCACTGTCTGCCCTGTTCTTCAACCGCCCGACGGCCGTGGTGGCGCGTGAGCTTGTGGGCAAGGTGATCGCGAGCCGCATCGGCGGGGAGCTTACGGCTGGCGTCATAGTGGAGACTGAGGCGTACCTCGGCGCGGGAGATCCGGGTTCACACGCCGCAACACGAGGCGTCACGGCGCGCAATCGCGTGATGTACGGGGCGCCGGGCCGCGCGTACGTCTACTTCACCTACGGGAATCACCATATGCTCAACCTGGTCACCGAGGATGAAGGCACCGCAGGCGCCGTGCTGGTGCGGGCGGTGGAGCCGATCGCCGGCATCGACGTCATGAGGCGGCGGCGTTGCGGTCGCGAGGGAGCCGATCTCACCAACGGGCCGGGCAAGGTCGCCGAAGCGCTTGGTATCACGCTCGAGCACAACGCCGTTTCGCTCGGAGAGGAACTGGCTGTGTACGACGCTTCCGCGCTGGAGGACGACGCGGTGGGAGTGAGCGGGAGGATCGGGCTGGCGGCGGGCCATGAACTGCCGCTCAGGTTCTACGTTCTGGGGAACGGGTACGTGTCAAAGGGACGGACGGGGCCGAAGCCGCCAAAGCGCGCGTCGGCAGCGGGGAAGGGGACCACATGAGGCTTGGCGACATCTACACGACCGCCGTTGGAGCGGGGATCGAGGCCGACCAGCGCTCGCGCGAGGAGATCGATGCGTTTCTGGCTTCGGCGGCAAAGGAGTACGAGGACCTTGCCGCCGACGAGAAGCGCTTCTTCGACACCGAACGGCTCACCAACCCCTACGATGACACGCGCATCTGCGCGGGCGAGCCGGACCTCGAGGTCCGCGGCCTCATCACCGGCATCGACATGGAGGTCGGGGAGGTGCTGCTCGCCGATCGACTGCGCGAGAAGGGGGCGCCGATCGATCTCATCTTCGCCCACCATCCCGAGGGACCGGGTTTTGCGAACCTGCACCGGGTGATGTACATGCAGGCCGACCTTTGGGCCGCGCGCGGCGTGGGGATCGGCGTCGCTGATGCGCTCATCGACACCCGCGCCGAGGAGGTTCGGCGACGCATCATGCCCGTCAACCACTACCGGGCCATTGATGCAGCGAAGCACCTCGGGTTCGCCTCGATGTCCTGTCACACCCCGGCGGACAACAACGTCAACCGTTTCGTGCAGAAGCTGATCGAAGACGAGACACCCAGAACGCTCGACGACCTCGTGAAGCTGCTCCGCGCGGTGCCGGAGTACGCTGATGCGGCCACCAAGGGCTACGGGCCCATCCTCATCCAGGGGACAGGCTCGAAGCGCTGCGGCACGTGCGTGGCCGACATGACTGGCGGTACCGAAGGCCCCAAAGAAGCCCTCGACAAGCTCGTCGCGGCCGGTGTCGACACACTCGTGGGGATGCACTACTCGGAGGAACACAAGAAGCGCGCCGAGGAGCTCAAGCTCAA is part of the Coriobacteriia bacterium genome and harbors:
- a CDS encoding NGG1p interacting factor NIF3, encoding MRLGDIYTTAVGAGIEADQRSREEIDAFLASAAKEYEDLAADEKRFFDTERLTNPYDDTRICAGEPDLEVRGLITGIDMEVGEVLLADRLREKGAPIDLIFAHHPEGPGFANLHRVMYMQADLWAARGVGIGVADALIDTRAEEVRRRIMPVNHYRAIDAAKHLGFASMSCHTPADNNVNRFVQKLIEDETPRTLDDLVKLLRAVPEYADAATKGYGPILIQGTGSKRCGTCVADMTGGTEGPKEALDKLVAAGVDTLVGMHYSEEHKKRAEELKLNLVIAGHVSSDAIGMNLVLDRIETQGVEVICTSGMVRVRRT
- the polX gene encoding DNA polymerase/3'-5' exonuclease PolX, with the translated sequence MPSYDNAAIATALDDFGDLLEIAGEDRYRFLSYHKAAHAVRAWDEDIMSTALAGRLKEIPGIGAKIAATIESLLKSGVFPGMEEITARVPASVIELMRVQGLGPKKAKVLFDELAIASIDDLEEAIAERRLAELPGFGAKTVENISAGIERYRSLSERILLANALPLAEKLAEELRALPGVSDAACAGSIRRMKETVGDIDVLVAAADGPAVMAAVRQLPIVTDVIVSGETKTSVMTTSGRQADVRVVTPECWGAALQYFTGSAEHNVRVREVAKSRGLKVSEYGVFRIEDGERLACASEADVYAALGMAVVPPEVRENTGEVERALEGRVPELVTLGDIRGDLHSHTVATDGRSTLEQNRARAAELGYEYLGVSDHAYELRMVGGLDLADLEKQWALIDELNALGDGGPVLLKAIELNIDDEGGVDYPAEVLRRFDYCIASLHAGFSQSREQATRRLLTAMENPFVDLIGHPTGRLLGRRDPFDLDMEAVIAKAAETGTIMELNAHPERLDLNDVHLRMARRLGVRIAINTDAHEATQFSHMRWGIATARRGWVSAAEVLNAQPLETMRGWLKRNRA
- a CDS encoding DNA-3-methyladenine glycosylase, which codes for MSVFDLDRARPLSALFFNRPTAVVARELVGKVIASRIGGELTAGVIVETEAYLGAGDPGSHAATRGVTARNRVMYGAPGRAYVYFTYGNHHMLNLVTEDEGTAGAVLVRAVEPIAGIDVMRRRRCGREGADLTNGPGKVAEALGITLEHNAVSLGEELAVYDASALEDDAVGVSGRIGLAAGHELPLRFYVLGNGYVSKGRTGPKPPKRASAAGKGTT